The Mustela lutreola isolate mMusLut2 chromosome 3, mMusLut2.pri, whole genome shotgun sequence genome includes a region encoding these proteins:
- the LOC131827736 gene encoding small ribosomal subunit protein uS4-like, translating into MPVARSWVCRKTYMTPRRPFEKSRLDQELKLIGEYGLRNKREVWRVFTLAKIRKAARELLMLDEKDPRRLFEGNALLPRLVRIGVLDEGKMKLDYILGLKIEDSLERRLQTQVFKLGLAKSIHHARVLIRQRHVRVRKQVVSIRSFIVRPDSQKHIDFSTRSPNAGGRPGRVKRKNAKKGQGGAGARDQEEEDRAYPSHPPYPLPPGPMDCLVSQSHNKRTNALGNK; encoded by the coding sequence GGTTTGTCGCAAGACCTACATGACCCCTCGGAGGCCCTTCGAGAAGTCGCGGCTCGACCAAGAGCTGAAGCTGATCGGCGAATATGGGCTCCGGAACAAACGTGAGGTGTGGAGGGTCTTCACCTTGGCCAAGATCCGCAAGGCCGCGCGGGAGCTGCTGATGCTGGACGAGAAGGACCCGCGGCGCCTGTTTGAGGGCAATGCCTTGCTTCCTCGACTGGTGCGCATTGGAGTGCTGGACGAGGGCAAGATGAAGCTGGATTATATCCTGGGTCTGAAGATTGAGGATTCCTTGGAGAGGCGTCTGCAGACCCAGGTCTTCAAGCTGGGCTTGGCCAAGTCCATCCACCACGCCCGGGTGCTGATCCGCCAACGCCACGTCAGGGTCCGAAAGCAAGTGGTGAGCATCCGGTCCTTCATCGTCCGCCCGGATTCCCAGAAGCACATTGACTTCTCCACGCGCTCTCCGAATGCGGGTGGCCGCCCAGGGCGTGTGAAGAGGAAGAATGCCAAGAAGGGCCAGGGTGGGGCTGGCGCCCGCGATCAGGAAGAGGAGGATCGAGCCTATCCTTCCCATCCGccctaccccctacccccggGACCCATGGATTGTCTAGTTTCCCAGTCACATAATAAAAGAACCAATGctttgggaaataaataa